The following are encoded together in the Gilvimarinus sp. DA14 genome:
- a CDS encoding polysaccharide deacetylase family protein: protein MKPVIWLFIALLTCAGLAQADTFKWPQGQRAAVSLSYDDALNSQLDNAIPALNQFNLRGSFYLTLASEVVPARLEQWRAAAAQGHELGNHTLFHPCSKSQPGTEWVKPYNDMDSRTREQMREEVMLANSFLHAIDGETLRTFTPPCGHTQTADGDYLNTVADLFIAIKGAETNLPEVFGSLVLPDGQSGTELINFVKQEAADGGLVHIIFHGIGGDHLAVSDQAHRELLEYLDKNRDLYWTDTYRNIMTHVNEQLD from the coding sequence ATGAAACCCGTAATTTGGCTCTTTATAGCCTTGCTAACTTGCGCGGGTCTCGCGCAAGCAGACACCTTTAAATGGCCCCAAGGGCAACGCGCCGCAGTCAGCTTGTCCTACGATGATGCACTCAACAGCCAACTGGATAACGCCATCCCGGCACTCAACCAGTTTAATTTGCGCGGCTCGTTTTATCTCACTCTCGCCTCAGAAGTAGTGCCTGCACGCCTAGAGCAGTGGCGCGCAGCTGCAGCCCAGGGGCACGAGCTGGGAAATCACACGCTGTTTCACCCCTGCAGCAAATCGCAACCCGGAACCGAGTGGGTAAAACCATATAACGATATGGACTCGCGCACCCGTGAACAAATGCGCGAAGAAGTTATGCTTGCCAATAGCTTTTTACACGCAATAGACGGCGAAACTCTGCGTACCTTTACCCCGCCCTGTGGCCACACACAAACCGCCGATGGCGACTATCTCAATACGGTCGCGGATTTATTTATCGCAATAAAAGGTGCGGAGACAAATTTACCAGAAGTGTTCGGCTCGCTTGTTCTGCCAGATGGTCAAAGCGGTACTGAACTGATCAATTTTGTGAAGCAAGAGGCCGCCGATGGCGGGCTGGTACATATTATTTTTCACGGTATTGGCGGCGACCACTTAGCCGTTAGCGATCAGGCGCACCGCGAACTGTTAGAGTATCTCGACAAAAATCGCGACCTTTACTGGACCGATACCTACCGCAACATCATGACTCATGTAAACGAGCAGCTGGACTAA
- a CDS encoding cadherin-like domain-containing protein — protein MSIVKQQVSKRTLLATCIMALGLTACGSDSDDSSSPAVSSSSSSSVVSSSSSSEQSSVSSSSSVAENTAPIVNAGADQMVAAGDEVNLIADASDSDGEVASMIWQQVSGPRTPLTVVDQASGHYRFTAPNTGVDTTAAMQFRLTATDDEGATSADTMMVTVSRVNQKPVVNTGNLRTVADQANVTLGATAYDPDGEIVSFEWQQVDGPSVELESANTQTASFMVPESEQEQRFRFSLRVEDNEGAVATDTVTIVATTANVPVVDLEFPPANGVYGETEIDVFGKVAVVGESELTKVTVDAGVAPVEASLGSDGHWRANNVALPEGETNARVMVSAYDSLGRVGYTESVLTLSQTARTGGGELWVQSTAMVLAPNGEEAWVLASGTQESDLKLISIDLSSGYRTDDITDFSDVSLGESATTFTDIIYDSQADLFYLSGWSEEEVEDPATGEVYTKGEGKLVTVARSDGERKNLPLTLNDEAALIGPQGLYLHSDGSFYIADEFAGRVIRYQPETGETSIVADESTLDVKVDSPVQLGWDDNMQRLLAMHRSSATVDLVGINVAEVPAYSTMISLGESVSFGPALLETSEALAVDQLNNRAFVLTRNADNITAINLANGERSVLVEDVDPRGAASKDMVYQAATGLIYVVGGEDYYQKLQVVDPESGDRVVVSSSRF, from the coding sequence ATGAGTATAGTAAAACAACAAGTATCAAAACGTACATTGTTAGCTACCTGCATTATGGCCTTGGGGTTAACGGCTTGCGGTAGTGACAGTGATGACTCTTCCAGCCCGGCTGTCTCTTCTTCCAGTAGCAGTTCTGTGGTCAGTAGCTCCAGTAGCTCAGAACAAAGCAGCGTTTCTTCCAGCAGTTCGGTTGCGGAAAACACAGCTCCCATTGTTAATGCCGGCGCAGACCAAATGGTTGCGGCAGGAGATGAAGTAAACCTGATTGCCGATGCCAGCGACAGCGATGGCGAGGTGGCAAGCATGATTTGGCAACAGGTATCTGGACCTCGCACTCCGCTCACGGTTGTGGACCAAGCCAGTGGCCATTACCGATTTACAGCGCCTAATACCGGTGTGGACACAACAGCCGCGATGCAGTTTCGTTTGACCGCCACCGATGATGAAGGTGCAACCAGTGCAGACACCATGATGGTTACGGTGAGTCGGGTGAATCAAAAGCCCGTGGTAAACACAGGTAATTTACGCACAGTAGCCGATCAGGCGAATGTTACTTTGGGCGCTACGGCCTATGATCCAGATGGCGAAATTGTCAGCTTTGAGTGGCAGCAAGTCGATGGGCCGAGTGTGGAATTGGAGTCAGCCAACACTCAAACCGCTAGCTTCATGGTGCCCGAGTCGGAGCAAGAGCAGCGCTTTCGTTTTAGCTTACGAGTAGAAGACAATGAAGGCGCGGTAGCAACGGATACGGTTACCATCGTTGCTACTACTGCCAATGTACCTGTAGTTGATTTGGAGTTTCCTCCAGCAAATGGTGTTTACGGCGAAACAGAAATTGATGTGTTTGGTAAGGTAGCCGTGGTTGGAGAGTCTGAGCTAACTAAGGTTACCGTGGATGCCGGTGTCGCTCCGGTGGAGGCTAGTCTAGGTTCCGATGGCCACTGGCGCGCGAATAATGTTGCTCTGCCTGAGGGTGAGACGAACGCTCGCGTGATGGTATCGGCATACGACAGCCTGGGACGTGTGGGATATACAGAATCGGTGCTCACGCTGTCACAGACCGCGCGCACTGGCGGCGGTGAATTGTGGGTTCAGTCTACCGCCATGGTGTTGGCGCCCAATGGCGAGGAGGCCTGGGTGTTAGCCTCGGGTACACAGGAGTCCGACCTGAAGCTGATTTCCATCGATTTGTCGAGCGGATACCGCACCGACGATATCACGGATTTTTCTGATGTTTCCCTCGGTGAATCGGCCACTACCTTCACGGACATTATCTATGACTCCCAGGCCGATCTGTTTTATTTAAGCGGGTGGTCTGAAGAGGAAGTGGAAGACCCAGCAACGGGGGAGGTTTATACCAAAGGTGAGGGTAAGCTGGTTACGGTGGCGAGATCGGATGGTGAGCGCAAGAATTTACCATTGACGTTGAATGATGAAGCCGCGCTTATTGGCCCTCAAGGTTTATACTTGCATTCGGATGGTAGCTTTTATATTGCTGATGAGTTTGCCGGACGAGTGATTCGTTATCAGCCCGAAACTGGAGAGACATCAATTGTCGCGGACGAGTCGACATTAGATGTTAAGGTGGATTCGCCCGTCCAGCTAGGTTGGGACGATAATATGCAGCGTTTACTTGCTATGCACCGGTCATCAGCCACAGTGGATTTAGTGGGTATCAATGTGGCAGAAGTACCTGCTTATTCCACCATGATATCGCTTGGGGAGTCAGTTTCGTTTGGTCCCGCGCTTCTGGAAACGTCCGAGGCATTGGCGGTCGACCAGTTAAACAACCGGGCATTTGTACTGACTAGAAATGCAGATAACATTACCGCCATCAACCTTGCTAATGGCGAGCGCAGTGTGCTGGTTGAGGATGTCGATCCGCGTGGCGCGGCATCGAAAGATATGGTTTATCAGGCTGCCACTGGTTTAATTTATGTCGTCGGCGGCGAGGATTATTACCAGAAATTGCAGGTGGTCGATCCTGAAAGCGGCGATAGGGTCGTGGTCAGCAGTAGTCGGTTTTAA
- a CDS encoding sulfite exporter TauE/SafE family protein, producing MSIKPKPKPRLWVWFLWLAIFYLAWFWLIQAEGAWETAKAHWPIALAMAIGSYAAGSTPMGGGTVGFPVLVLFFDLPASLGRDFSFAVQSIGMVSASIFIFARRQPLAWSLLKGATAGALLGTPLGIFFLAPLFADLWIKLTFAVLWGSFGLLHLYRIQEIASHTGMTDFNEKWDIKVGFALGFAASALAVAITGVGIDMVIYAALVLLCRADLKIAIPTSVVIMAFNSLYGVILKSATDSWQPGVYDNWLAAAPVVALGAPLGVFIVELIGRKPTLLFVAALCVGQFIWTCFAEHQSLGLWGVCAAIAAVLICLAGFEKLRSWGIKLVAATKSKQGTGI from the coding sequence ATGTCCATCAAACCAAAACCCAAACCCCGGCTGTGGGTCTGGTTTCTCTGGCTGGCAATTTTTTATCTGGCCTGGTTCTGGTTAATCCAAGCCGAGGGCGCTTGGGAAACGGCCAAAGCCCACTGGCCCATAGCGCTGGCAATGGCAATTGGCAGCTATGCCGCAGGCTCCACCCCCATGGGAGGAGGCACTGTGGGATTTCCGGTACTGGTGCTCTTTTTTGACCTACCGGCAAGTTTGGGCCGGGACTTTAGCTTCGCTGTGCAGTCTATCGGTATGGTCAGCGCCAGCATTTTTATCTTTGCGCGCCGTCAACCTTTGGCCTGGTCGCTACTTAAAGGCGCGACTGCAGGAGCTTTGTTGGGTACCCCACTGGGCATCTTTTTCCTCGCACCTTTGTTTGCGGACTTATGGATCAAGCTGACCTTCGCTGTACTGTGGGGCAGCTTCGGATTGCTGCATCTTTATCGCATCCAGGAAATAGCTAGCCATACAGGGATGACAGACTTCAACGAAAAGTGGGATATCAAAGTCGGCTTTGCGCTAGGCTTTGCCGCCAGCGCCCTTGCGGTGGCCATTACCGGGGTGGGAATCGACATGGTAATCTACGCCGCACTGGTGCTTTTGTGTCGCGCTGATTTGAAGATTGCCATTCCTACATCCGTGGTAATCATGGCATTTAACTCGCTTTATGGCGTTATATTAAAAAGCGCTACCGACAGCTGGCAGCCCGGCGTCTACGATAATTGGTTAGCCGCGGCCCCGGTGGTGGCCTTAGGAGCCCCCCTCGGGGTTTTCATCGTCGAGCTGATCGGCCGCAAGCCGACGCTTTTGTTCGTGGCCGCTTTATGTGTGGGGCAATTTATCTGGACTTGCTTTGCCGAACACCAATCTTTGGGACTGTGGGGAGTTTGTGCCGCAATAGCAGCAGTGCTGATTTGCCTTGCGGGGTTTGAAAAGCTGCGCAGTTGGGGCATAAAACTCGTTGCAGCCACCAAGTCGAAACAGGGCACCGGCATCTAG
- the doeB2 gene encoding N(2)-acetyl-L-2,4-diaminobutanoate deacetylase DoeB2 codes for MTQYWQQLMSEAQQMRRQLHSEPELGWQETDTAAAIRQQLDALSIPWRACANTGTLARLNPEGKGKHIALRGDIDALPINEQTSSPWKSNRAGCMHACGHDGHTAALLASAGWLKHVESQLDGPVTLVFQPAEEGGHGAREMINDGALESVDCIYGWHNWPAIEFGKLLCPDGIVMCGNGTFEIELQGVGGHASQPELCRDPILAASALVQALQQIVSRRLAPQQATVVSITSIDAHSAPTVIPERAVIGGSIRVSDTQARDQVNHLIESISHQVAASYDVGCKVKIMPRYHATINHASAAANVRNAWTALYDKESLDCKSLVPIMASEDFSYYLREIPGAFALIGANDGGTHHGHPCHSPYYDFNDRLLEPVTRLYSQLVGAPLPD; via the coding sequence ATGACGCAGTACTGGCAGCAACTGATGAGCGAGGCGCAGCAGATGCGGCGTCAACTTCACAGCGAGCCTGAGCTCGGATGGCAGGAGACAGATACCGCCGCTGCTATCCGTCAGCAGCTTGATGCATTGTCCATACCTTGGCGTGCCTGCGCTAATACAGGTACTCTGGCTAGACTCAATCCTGAAGGTAAAGGTAAGCACATAGCGCTGCGCGGTGACATAGACGCGCTGCCAATCAACGAACAAACATCCAGCCCCTGGAAGTCCAACCGCGCAGGTTGCATGCACGCCTGCGGTCACGATGGCCATACAGCCGCTCTGCTCGCAAGTGCCGGTTGGTTGAAACACGTCGAGTCTCAATTAGACGGCCCGGTCACCTTGGTGTTTCAGCCCGCAGAGGAGGGCGGCCATGGTGCGCGCGAAATGATTAACGATGGCGCACTTGAGAGTGTGGACTGTATTTACGGCTGGCACAATTGGCCGGCTATTGAGTTTGGCAAACTGCTGTGCCCAGATGGCATTGTTATGTGCGGTAACGGCACTTTTGAGATCGAGCTGCAGGGCGTGGGTGGACACGCCAGTCAGCCCGAGCTGTGCCGCGATCCAATACTGGCTGCCAGTGCGCTGGTTCAAGCTTTACAGCAAATCGTAAGCCGGCGTCTCGCACCGCAGCAAGCAACGGTAGTGAGCATAACTTCTATCGACGCTCACAGTGCCCCTACCGTGATTCCCGAGCGCGCCGTAATTGGCGGTAGTATCCGAGTATCCGACACCCAGGCCCGCGATCAGGTGAACCATTTAATCGAATCGATCAGTCACCAGGTGGCGGCCAGCTATGATGTTGGTTGCAAGGTTAAGATTATGCCTCGCTACCACGCCACTATTAATCATGCGTCTGCGGCGGCGAATGTCCGCAACGCTTGGACGGCACTCTATGACAAAGAGTCACTGGATTGCAAAAGTTTGGTGCCTATCATGGCATCGGAAGACTTTAGCTATTACCTGCGGGAAATTCCCGGCGCTTTTGCGCTGATCGGTGCTAATGATGGCGGAACTCATCATGGACATCCCTGCCACAGTCCCTATTACGATTTTAACGATCGGCTGCTAGAGCCGGTCACGCGGTTATACAGCCAACTTGTAGGAGCCCCTTTACCCGATTGA
- a CDS encoding aspartate aminotransferase family protein, translated as MSIFEQRESEIRGYCRVYPVVFDTASNARQKDDQGNEYIDFFAGAGVLNFGHNNERMKRAVIEYIERDGVTHHLDMHSTAKQTFMESFTKTILEPRGMPHKMQFMGPTGTNAVEAALKIARRATGRTDIVSFTHGFHGMTLGALACTANQAFRGAAGVPLTHVSHFPFGADKHTSDNPLSDGKEVIEQLRALYRDGSSGFLPPAAFLVETIQAEGGVNVADKKWLQDLQALAREVGALLILDDIQAGCGRTGSFFSFDDYDIDPDVICLAKGLGGWGTPIAMNLVKPEVDKHWNPGEHTGTFRGQALSFVAGNEAIAYFEDENFLQGVRDKGETMLKKVSPLENKFAKVQVRGKGMMLGVDVGSGENAKKIVTECFADGLLVAACGSGGRVVKLIPPLTIPEEDLEAGLETFVRHAEKVMEAAA; from the coding sequence ATGAGCATATTTGAACAGCGTGAGTCTGAGATTCGTGGCTATTGCCGCGTGTATCCCGTGGTTTTTGACACGGCCAGCAACGCCCGCCAGAAAGATGACCAAGGAAATGAGTATATCGATTTTTTTGCCGGCGCCGGGGTGCTGAATTTTGGCCATAACAACGAGCGCATGAAGCGAGCGGTTATTGAGTACATTGAGAGAGACGGGGTGACCCACCACCTGGATATGCATAGCACAGCGAAACAGACGTTCATGGAGAGCTTTACTAAAACCATCCTTGAGCCTCGCGGTATGCCCCATAAAATGCAGTTTATGGGCCCCACCGGCACGAATGCAGTCGAAGCTGCATTAAAAATTGCTCGCCGTGCTACCGGTCGCACTGACATTGTCTCATTTACCCACGGTTTTCACGGCATGACTTTAGGGGCTTTGGCTTGCACTGCTAACCAAGCGTTTCGTGGCGCTGCTGGGGTTCCCTTAACTCACGTGTCGCACTTTCCTTTCGGTGCTGATAAGCACACCAGCGATAACCCTCTAAGCGATGGCAAAGAGGTGATTGAACAGTTGCGCGCACTTTATCGTGACGGTTCCAGTGGCTTTTTACCGCCTGCGGCGTTTTTGGTCGAGACCATTCAGGCCGAAGGCGGGGTGAATGTGGCCGATAAAAAATGGCTGCAAGACTTGCAGGCATTGGCTCGCGAAGTTGGTGCTCTGTTGATTTTGGATGATATTCAAGCTGGATGTGGACGTACCGGTTCATTCTTTAGCTTTGACGATTATGATATCGATCCGGATGTAATTTGCCTGGCGAAAGGTTTGGGCGGTTGGGGCACGCCGATTGCTATGAACTTGGTCAAACCCGAGGTTGACAAACATTGGAATCCCGGCGAGCACACAGGCACCTTCCGCGGCCAGGCTCTAAGTTTCGTTGCTGGTAATGAAGCTATTGCTTATTTTGAAGATGAAAATTTCCTGCAGGGGGTTCGCGACAAAGGCGAGACCATGCTGAAAAAAGTATCGCCGCTGGAGAATAAGTTTGCCAAAGTGCAGGTGCGCGGGAAAGGCATGATGCTGGGGGTCGATGTCGGCTCCGGAGAAAATGCCAAAAAAATCGTCACTGAATGTTTTGCCGATGGTTTGCTAGTGGCCGCCTGCGGCTCGGGTGGTCGAGTGGTTAAACTGATTCCGCCGCTTACCATTCCCGAGGAAGATTTAGAGGCTGGTCTGGAAACCTTTGTGCGCCACGCAGAGAAAGTTATGGAGGCTGCCGCATGA
- a CDS encoding EAL domain-containing protein yields the protein MADPVKPADYRSLGCDECACGQALGFDFSMAFQPIVDLQLREVVGYEALCRGVNGESAASVIARVDQSNLYRFDQTCRVKAIELAAKLNLKGYLSINFLPNAVYRPELCIRTTLAAARRHGFPVERIMFEITEVEQVGDSAHLRTIVDYYQRTGFITALDDFGAGYAGLNLLSSFHPDVVKLDRELISNIDQSEVKQIILRHLLAMCDELDILILAEGVEKREELEILLSMGVKRFQGYLFAKPGFECLPEVSWP from the coding sequence ATGGCTGACCCCGTAAAACCAGCAGATTACCGCAGCCTCGGATGCGATGAGTGCGCCTGTGGCCAAGCCTTGGGGTTCGATTTCTCCATGGCGTTTCAGCCGATTGTGGATCTTCAGCTAAGAGAGGTCGTCGGTTACGAGGCTTTGTGTCGCGGTGTCAATGGTGAGTCTGCCGCTTCGGTGATCGCGCGGGTTGATCAAAGCAATCTCTATCGCTTTGATCAGACCTGCAGGGTGAAAGCGATTGAGTTGGCGGCAAAGCTCAATTTAAAAGGCTATTTGAGTATTAACTTTTTACCCAACGCGGTCTATCGCCCCGAACTTTGTATTCGCACCACCCTCGCGGCTGCCAGGCGGCATGGGTTTCCGGTAGAGCGTATTATGTTCGAGATTACCGAAGTGGAGCAGGTGGGGGACTCCGCACACTTGCGCACCATTGTCGATTATTACCAACGCACCGGTTTTATCACGGCGTTGGATGATTTCGGCGCGGGCTATGCGGGGCTGAACTTGCTCTCGAGCTTTCACCCGGATGTGGTTAAGCTCGATCGTGAGCTGATCAGCAATATCGACCAGTCGGAAGTAAAGCAAATTATTTTGCGCCACCTGCTGGCGATGTGCGACGAGCTGGATATTCTTATACTGGCAGAGGGGGTCGAGAAGCGCGAAGAGCTGGAGATACTCTTGAGTATGGGAGTAAAACGCTTCCAGGGGTACTTATTTGCCAAGCCCGGTTTTGAGTGCTTACCAGAGGTGAGCTGGCCGTAG
- the doeA gene encoding ectoine hydrolase, giving the protein MIQRDDMTFPFEEYERRLGELRTRIAERHLDAVVITDPENIMYLTDYQTTGYSFFQALVVPLEQEPFMITRAMEESNIFARTWVERTRPYPDTGGAIQMLVDALREFGLANKRIGYERNSYFFPAYQQDFIHTTLTDGKLLDCFGIVEEGRVCKSPLEIDIMRKAAVATEKGMQAGIEACMAGATENEIGAAISAGMFRAGGEPPAVMPYVTSGPRTMIGHATWEGRTVQPGEHVFLEVGGCFRRYHTAMMRTVVLGDLTDSMYKAQEKMKQALTVVHDYFQPGMTVSDADNLIRNIISDNDVGARLITRSGYAIGIAFPPSWDEGYMVSLKQGESTVLKEGMTFHIIPWMWGVDGDKTCGISDTIHITSEGCESFFTMDRDFTVKADQGADVAKLDEHRKKSAKADKKAKQEQAEESESQS; this is encoded by the coding sequence ATGATCCAACGCGATGATATGACATTTCCATTTGAGGAGTACGAGCGTCGTTTGGGCGAGTTGCGTACTCGAATTGCCGAGCGCCATCTGGACGCGGTAGTGATCACCGATCCGGAAAATATTATGTATTTAACGGATTATCAGACCACCGGTTACTCGTTTTTTCAGGCTTTAGTAGTACCGCTAGAACAAGAGCCTTTTATGATCACCCGGGCCATGGAAGAGTCCAATATTTTTGCTCGTACCTGGGTCGAACGGACCCGGCCTTACCCAGATACTGGCGGCGCGATTCAAATGTTGGTGGATGCACTGCGCGAATTTGGCCTCGCTAATAAACGTATTGGTTACGAGCGTAACAGTTATTTCTTCCCTGCTTATCAGCAGGACTTTATTCACACAACTTTAACCGATGGCAAGCTTCTCGATTGCTTTGGCATTGTCGAAGAAGGGCGTGTGTGTAAGTCGCCGCTGGAAATTGACATTATGCGTAAAGCGGCCGTGGCTACCGAGAAAGGTATGCAGGCGGGTATTGAGGCCTGTATGGCAGGTGCCACCGAAAATGAAATTGGCGCTGCAATCAGTGCGGGCATGTTCCGCGCCGGCGGCGAGCCGCCAGCGGTTATGCCCTATGTTACCTCCGGCCCGCGTACCATGATCGGCCACGCCACCTGGGAGGGGCGCACGGTACAACCGGGTGAACACGTATTTTTGGAAGTGGGCGGCTGTTTTCGCCGCTATCACACCGCCATGATGCGCACGGTAGTGCTGGGTGATCTAACCGATTCGATGTACAAAGCGCAGGAAAAAATGAAGCAGGCGCTGACAGTCGTGCACGACTACTTTCAGCCGGGTATGACAGTGTCGGATGCGGATAATTTAATTCGCAACATCATTTCCGATAACGATGTAGGTGCACGTTTAATTACTCGCTCTGGCTATGCAATTGGCATCGCTTTTCCGCCCAGCTGGGATGAAGGTTACATGGTGAGCTTAAAGCAGGGTGAATCGACGGTGTTAAAAGAAGGCATGACCTTCCATATTATTCCCTGGATGTGGGGCGTGGATGGCGATAAGACCTGTGGTATCTCAGATACTATCCATATTACCTCTGAGGGCTGCGAGTCTTTCTTTACTATGGATCGCGATTTTACCGTAAAAGCCGATCAGGGCGCCGACGTTGCCAAGCTTGACGAGCACCGGAAAAAATCGGCAAAAGCCGATAAAAAAGCTAAGCAGGAGCAAGCCGAAGAATCCGAGAGTCAATCCTAG
- a CDS encoding NAD-dependent succinate-semialdehyde dehydrogenase — protein sequence MLTANNPYTGATIAEYPSLNEQQMAEQIAAAKEAFSAWRDTGFAGRAKVLNAVAAELRSRKDHLAKLMAQEMGKPVKEGGPEVEKAAWCAEFYAQNAEKFLQPDYIDSDASTSYVCYQPLGTLLGILPWNAPLWLAFRYLAPALMAGNTCVMKHDPNVPACAQAIAEAFVAAGAPENIMVNLPITTELAESAIRHPDIAAVSFTGSANAGAKVAAVAGSEIKHCVLELGGSDPCIVMADADLATAADIAVLSRIINAGQSCIAAKRILVEKSVYSEFTVMVEERLAKLKMGDPQLPDTDIGPIAREDLRHNLHRQVADSVSKGASCLLGGELPAGEGYFYPPTLLADVHPEMPAFCEETFGPVMALTPVADIDEALALANQTEYGLGAAIWTAQVDKAEQWAGVIETGQVAINGIVKTDPRLPSGGVKRSGFGRELGPHGIREFVNAKQVWMK from the coding sequence ATGTTAACGGCAAATAATCCCTATACCGGAGCCACCATCGCAGAATACCCCTCGCTGAATGAACAGCAGATGGCAGAACAGATTGCCGCTGCAAAAGAGGCTTTTTCGGCCTGGCGCGACACAGGCTTTGCCGGCCGCGCCAAAGTGCTGAATGCGGTGGCGGCCGAGTTGCGCAGCCGCAAGGATCATCTGGCAAAACTGATGGCCCAGGAGATGGGGAAACCAGTGAAAGAAGGCGGACCGGAAGTCGAAAAAGCCGCCTGGTGCGCCGAGTTTTATGCGCAAAATGCAGAGAAGTTTTTGCAGCCTGATTATATCGATTCGGATGCATCCACGAGTTATGTTTGCTATCAGCCGCTCGGCACTTTGCTCGGTATTCTGCCCTGGAATGCGCCGCTTTGGTTGGCTTTTCGCTATTTGGCGCCGGCACTCATGGCGGGCAATACCTGCGTTATGAAGCACGATCCCAATGTGCCAGCCTGTGCTCAGGCAATAGCCGAGGCTTTTGTCGCGGCCGGAGCGCCGGAGAATATTATGGTGAATCTGCCCATCACCACCGAGCTGGCCGAGAGTGCGATTCGCCACCCGGATATTGCCGCTGTGTCTTTTACCGGTTCAGCCAATGCCGGCGCTAAGGTGGCGGCGGTAGCGGGCAGCGAAATTAAACACTGCGTGCTTGAGTTGGGCGGCTCCGACCCCTGTATTGTTATGGCCGATGCCGATTTAGCTACCGCCGCTGATATTGCTGTGTTGTCGCGCATAATCAACGCCGGGCAGTCGTGCATTGCGGCCAAACGAATATTGGTCGAGAAGTCGGTGTACAGTGAATTTACCGTGATGGTGGAAGAGCGGCTGGCCAAACTCAAGATGGGAGACCCCCAGTTGCCGGATACCGATATTGGCCCTATCGCCCGGGAAGACTTACGGCATAATCTGCACCGTCAGGTTGCCGACTCGGTGAGTAAAGGCGCCAGTTGTCTGTTGGGCGGCGAACTACCAGCGGGTGAAGGTTATTTTTATCCTCCGACCTTACTTGCCGATGTCCATCCAGAGATGCCAGCTTTTTGCGAAGAGACTTTTGGCCCGGTAATGGCTTTGACACCCGTTGCCGATATCGACGAAGCGCTCGCGCTTGCCAACCAAACCGAGTACGGCTTGGGAGCGGCTATTTGGACGGCGCAGGTCGATAAGGCCGAGCAATGGGCTGGCGTAATAGAAACCGGCCAAGTCGCCATTAACGGCATAGTGAAAACAGACCCGCGGCTGCCCAGTGGTGGCGTTAAGCGCTCGGGTTTTGGCCGCGAGCTAGGCCCCCATGGTATTCGTGAATTTGTTAACGCCAAACAGGTGTGGATGAAATAG